The following proteins are encoded in a genomic region of Vicia villosa cultivar HV-30 ecotype Madison, WI unplaced genomic scaffold, Vvil1.0 ctg.001598F_1_1, whole genome shotgun sequence:
- the LOC131635944 gene encoding uncharacterized protein LOC131635944 — MAHSLIRNSIKSINPKLLSTLSVPRIIRRFGSVAAADEEQSSSFTFSAEADSVHLRAPAARRKQSSSVTMPMSFMTGSIVGKRFYKEVKTREADDGNGWTVMLDYRTLKTPAKRPLKLPTLALAKAIAAEWEYQQIDGIRPFTMPLMRLACTALERVPVTRPKIIEQLMKKFNQDLVFCRAPDDNDLTSGVHDRQVEKIDPLLGWLESEFGVKPVVYSSFYGGKQDDGLAAAVENLLKKTDDCELAAIDAIAASAHSLTIAIAVVQGKLQIEEAIELIRLEEDLQVDKWGLVEGGHDIDVADLRVQISSPVVFLGLSRNL, encoded by the exons atggCTCACTCGTTAATAAGAAATTCCATCAAATCTATAAACCCTAAATTACTATCCACGCTATCAGTTCCCCGGATCATCCGCCGTTTCGGCTCCGTGGCCGCCGCCGACGAGGAGCAATCGTCTTCCTTCACGTTCTCAGCGGAGGCAGACAGCGTTCATTTGAGAGCACCGGCGGCGAGGAGGAAACAGTCTTCATCGGTAACGATGCCGATGTCGTTCATGACGGGATCTATAGTTGGGAAACGGTTTTACAAGGAAGTGAAAACGAGAGAAGCGGATGATGGTAATGGCTGGACAGTGATGCTTGATTATAGAACACTCAAGACACCTGCTAAGAGGCCTCTTAAGCTTCCCACTCTTGCTCTTGCTAAGGCCATTGCTGCTGAATGGGAATATCAA CAAATAGATGGCATAAGACCTTTCACAATGCCGCTTATGAGACTTGCTTGCACTGCCTTGGAAAGAGTTCCTGTGACAAGGCCCAAAATTATTGAGCAATTGATGAAGAAATTTAATCAAGATTTAGTGTTTTGTCGTGCTCCTGATGACAATGATCTCACAAGCGGAGTCCATG ATCGCCAAGTTGAGAAAATTGATCCTCTGCTAGGCTGGTTGGAGTCAGAATTTGGCGTTAAGCCTGTTGTATACTCCAGCTTTTATGGTGGAAAGCAGGATGATGGTCTTGCGGCTGCTGTAGAGAACCTTCTAAAGAAAACAGATGATTGTGAATTGGCTGCAATTGATGCTATTGCAGCATCAGCACACTCATTAACTATTGCCATTGCAGTGGTTCAAGGGAAATTGCAAATTGAGGAAGCAATTGAACTTATTAGACTTGAAGAAGATTTACAG GTGGACAAATGGGGCCTGGTTGAAGGTGGTCATGATATCGATGTAGCTGATCTTAGGGTACAGATTTCATCGCCGGTTgtatttcttggtttgtcaagaAATTTATAG
- the LOC131635958 gene encoding succinate dehydrogenase [ubiquinone] iron-sulfur subunit 2, mitochondrial-like gives MASTMLKRAINKLSSSSPASRLTLLRAHASEAEAQKVQPKARDTTALKKFQIYRWNPDSPSKPELKEYEINLKECGPMVLDALIKIKNEIDPSLTFRRSCREGICGSCAMNIDGCNGLACLTKIPSEGADTTITPLPHMFVVKDLVVDMTNFYNQYKSIEPWLKRKNPPSEPGKEILQSKKDRAKLDGMYECILCACCSTSCPSYWWNPESYLGPAALLHANRWISDSRDEYTTERLESINDEFKLYRCHTILNCARACPKGLNPGKQIAHIKSLQPKA, from the exons ATGGCTTCAACGATGCTCAAGAGAGCCATCAACAAActctcatcctcctccccggcttcTCGGCTAACCCTACTCCGAGCCCACGCCTCCGAAGCCGAAGCCCAGAAGGTCCAGCCTAAAGCCCGCGACACCACCGCTCTAAAGAAATTCCAAATCTACCGCTGGAATCCCGACTCTCCGTCAAAGCCCGAACTCAAGGAATACGAAATCAACCTCAAGGAGTGCGGGCCTATGGTTCTCGACGCTCTTATTAAGATCAAGAACGAAATCGATCCGAGCCTCACTTTCCGTCGATCGTGCCGCGAAGGGATCTGTGGCTCTTGCGCGATGAATATAGACGGTTGTAATGGACTTGCGTGCTTGACGAAGATTCCGTCGGAGGGTGCGGATACGACGATTACGCCGCTGCCTCATATGTTTGTGGTGAAGGATCTTGTGGTTGATATGACCAATTTTTATAATCAGTATAAGAGTATTGAGCCGTGGTTGAAGAGGAAGAATCCGCCGTCGGAGCCGGGGAAAGAGATTCTTCAGAGTAAGAAGGATAGGGCCAAGCTGGATGGGATGTATGAGTGTATTTTGTGTGCATGCTGTAGCACTTCTTGCCCTAGTTATTGGTGGAACCCTGAGTCTTATCTTGGACCCGCTGCTTTGCTCCATGCTAATAG GTGGATAAGTGACAGCCGTGACGAGTACACTACGGAGAGATTGGAATCCATTAATGATGAATTCAAGCTCTATCGCTGCCACACCATATTGAACTGTGCTCGTGCCTGTCCAAAGGGTTTGAACCCTGGAAAGCAAATTGCACATATCAAGTCGCTTCAGCCAAAAGCTTGA